CGTCGGAAGAAAGCGCAGGACTTCAAGCTTACACACTTGTATATCCTGACGAAACGACTTTGGCTGCGGCAATCGGAAAAATTGAAGAACTGGGTGCTCGTGTGGAGCCAAGAGCGGGCCAATTTGTGACGGAAGATCCTTCTGGAAATGGAATCATTCTGCGTCTTCACCGATAAAAAAATCGAAACCACTACTAGTGAAACTTTTTTCGACACCAACCGTAATAAACCGTATACTTGAATAAATACTTTCGTAGACGGTAAAGGACGTGGGAAATTGACAAAGAAGCTTTGGTTCCAAGTTGGTGTCGGCATTTTATTGGCCATCTTAATCATTAAATATTTCATGGAAATCAGTTTCATATTTGCGCCGGTCATCATTATTATAAAAGCGATTATTTTACCGTTGTTGCTCGGTGGAGTGCTCTATTACATGACCGAACCGATACAGCGTTTCCTGGAAAGTCGTAATATCCCGCGATGGGGAAGTATTCTGATCATCTTGGCAGGCTTGGTCATCATACTAGCCATTTTCATTTCCATCATAGGACCCCATGTAACGAGACAGGTGAATAACCTTGTCGAAAACGCGCCAACCTTGTCGAAGAAATTCGATGATATGAGAAGTATGTTCGGGGATCTGGAAGATTATTTACCTCCAAGCTTGCAAGGTTCAATCGACAGTGCCACAAATTCGATTCAGGCAATAGCTGTGAACTTTGGAAAATGGATTGTCCAATTTTTACAATCTTTCTTCCAAGCGATATTCCTGCTCGTATTGGTGCCGTTTTTCTTCATCTTTATGTTGAAGGACCATGAAAAATTCGCACCGATCATCTATGACCTGTTCAGTGGGGAACGGCGTGAATGGGTTAAAAAAACCTTGAGCGATATTGACAATGTGCTACGTTCTTACATTCAGGGACAATTCCTGATCAGTACAATTCTGGCAACTCTCATCTTCATCGGATATTTAATATTGGGTCTTGAATACGCATTGCTTCTAGCCATCTTTGCGCTATTCATGAACTTGATTCCTTTCATCGGACCATGGATTGCGGTTGCGCCGGCTCTCATCATCGCTTTTATGGATAAGCCTAAACTTGTCATCGGTGTAGCGATCGTGACGCTCGTAGCCCAGCAAATCGACAGCAATCTTATCACGCCGAACGTCATGGGCAAATCGCTCGACATTCACCCGCTAACTGTCATTACAATCATCCTGGCAGCAGGTAATATCGCCGGTTTCGTCGGCATTATCGTTGGTGTGCCTGTATATGCGGTAGGAAAAGTGATTGTACGCAATATTTACGATCAACGAAGAAAAATCAAACATGCAGCTACAAAGGATGTACAAGGATGACAATAAACGCCGGTATTGGATAAATCCAATACCGGTATTTTCATTTCTTTCAGATTACAATTTTAAAATGTTATAATACAATCTATTAGGCTGACGACTGGATGTGGGATGATGCAGCATGACGGCTATACGGTAAGGGATCTTCAATTTTGGAAAATTGTACTTGGCTTAGGGTTCGCCTCTATTTTCATTTTCGCATCGATGTATTCAATGCAACCGCTCCTGCCTTTATTCACAATAGAATTCGGCATATCGGTTTCGTATGCAAGTACTGCCATGTCAATGACGACAATCGGGTTAATTACAGGACTACTTGTCCTCGGTTTCTTTTCGGATCGGAACGGACGGAAAGTATACATTTACCTTTCCTTAATCGGATCGGCTATTCCATTTCTACTTATCGCAAACACGGATTCATTCCTGCTCATCATCATTCTTCGCTTCGTGCAAGGGTTTGCACTCGCTGGTGTACCTGCCGCGGCACTTGCCTATATCA
The sequence above is drawn from the Sporosarcina luteola genome and encodes:
- a CDS encoding AI-2E family transporter, producing MTKKLWFQVGVGILLAILIIKYFMEISFIFAPVIIIIKAIILPLLLGGVLYYMTEPIQRFLESRNIPRWGSILIILAGLVIILAIFISIIGPHVTRQVNNLVENAPTLSKKFDDMRSMFGDLEDYLPPSLQGSIDSATNSIQAIAVNFGKWIVQFLQSFFQAIFLLVLVPFFFIFMLKDHEKFAPIIYDLFSGERREWVKKTLSDIDNVLRSYIQGQFLISTILATLIFIGYLILGLEYALLLAIFALFMNLIPFIGPWIAVAPALIIAFMDKPKLVIGVAIVTLVAQQIDSNLITPNVMGKSLDIHPLTVITIILAAGNIAGFVGIIVGVPVYAVGKVIVRNIYDQRRKIKHAATKDVQG